ATCACGAGGAATGGATCAAGCATTAGTTCTTTAGCTGATAATCTATTTGATGCTGGCTCCAAGCATTTCCTAATAAAATTTTGTGCATTCAAGTCTTGAACTTTATAAAATGCCCTTGGCCTCTTACCCTGCGTGAGGAATAAAAGGGCATGCAAGTAAACTTCTGATTGACTGATAATAGCTGTTGAAAAAGATACTAAAAAATAAAGCAACTTACAGAGATCACTTTCTTGTATATTTGTGCAGGGTTAACACATTCACTATATGGATATTCACCGGTAAGCATCTCCAACATGCACATGCCAAATGAATATACATCAACAAGCTCATCATAGTTCTCGTCATATAATTCTGGTGCCATGAATTCAGGTGTTCCTATTGcaataaatagaaataataaacaATTAGTAGTAATTGTGGAATGTTTGACAAAACACTAGAGCACCTTAGATTTGGAAAAATACATTCTGACATTTGGAACACCACAGagcttgaatcaccaaattcaAACGTATATAAAAACAACTATATATGCCTCAATTCCAAACAAGTTGGGTTCACCAAATTCAAATGTATGGTTTCAGAAAATGTCACTGCTACTTGGATACTCCGCAGATTTATTACAGATTGATGACAAAAGTTCCAGACAGGGAAAAGGGAAGTGGGAGATGGAGTTACCTATGACACTGTGCGCTCTGTGTGACCCACGAAGAATTGCTGCCAATCCCAGGTCCCCAATCTTCACTTGTCCAAGATGACCATTAACAAATATGTTATCACACTTCAGGTCTCGATGGATCACTGGCGGATCATGTTCGTGTAAATAAACAAGACCTTCCAGAATTTGGCGTGCCCAAATCTTTACAGCTCGAATATCTACTCGATGATATTTCTTTCTGTATCTGCATTCAATCAAATGTATCCCTATCAGAAAATCCATCACAGATATTAACGTTAACTGTAGGTTGATCCTCCAGATCTCCTATTAATTGTAATAGGCATCAAAACTCAACTTTAAATTCTTTGGGTTTTTTCAATAGGATATAACATGTAAGATACAATCTAAGGAGAAAAAAATTCATGAAGTCTCATAAACTAACACGATTAATCATCGAAATTGGGATCTTTAAGTCCAGGGGCCTCACATTCAATTAGTTACAACATTAACTAGTGGCAGATTTTCTGATCATTCAAATCAAAGCAATTGGATATCCAACTCGTACCTATTGAGATGACCAATCAATAGATACTCCCTTTGTCATATATTCCATACACCAAACTAGATAGGCATCATATTCATGGAATACTATTCACTTTCAGGATGCCTTGGTGGTGAAATGGTAGACACACGAGACTCATAAATCTCCAGAGTTAATCTAACGATCAGAACCCACCGGACTCTAAATTATGGATTCGTCACTGCACATAACTTTCCAAATACTTCActacataactttaaaatcattgCAATTTGGAAAAAAAGACAACTATAGACAAGGAATAGAGCATTACCCTCGAAGAGTACCGGAAGTGAACATCTCAGTAATGAAATTAAAGGTCCTCTTTTCGATATCGATCCAAGAAGTATAGAATTTCATGATAGAAGGATGATTGAGAGTGCTAAGCAAATGAACTTCAGAGTAAAGTCTCTCTATATCCTCTGGTGACTGAAGCAAATCATTAAGTTTAATTTGGCTCCATGCCACTTCCATACCTAACAACTCATCAATTGCCCTATAAACTGTTTTCATTGCCCCTTTTCCCAAAACTTCCTCGAACTGTCCGCAACATGCATAAACACCCAAAATACCAAACATAATCAAGAATCATCCATTACAATAATTTACAACAAAAAACAGTAACTTTTATCTGTTCCACTTATGGAAATCAACAAATCAAGAATTGTAAATGCATAATTGATCAACCCCATATTACAAAATGCAACAAAAAGGCAAAAAGATTGAaactttataagaaaaaaacaaGAACTACTTATAACAACATGCAATAAAAAGGCAAAAATATTGAAActttataagaaaaaacaaCTACTTACACGTCCATAACGATCAGTAGGGTCAGTTTCAACATACCCAAGATCATCATCCTCTAATTCTTTGCAGTTTTCTGAAAATCTTCCCGAATACATACCAAAAATGattcttgagaaattgggtACAAGTTgaatcttgaaaaaaaaaagaagaaggggATAAGGAAGATAAATTGTTTATTTGTGGAGGTTAAGAGTTACGTGGGTAGCTAAAATTTGTATTTCAAGACTCAGTAAAAGAGGTGCTTCAGAGATGACACAACACAACAGAGAAGCCAAAAGGGTCTTGAGAAGTTTATGACAACCATTTGATTGAGAAATGAGACAAATGTGATAGGTGAGTGTGTATTGATTTGACAGCAGAATAGCACAAGTGAAAATGGCTACTATACAATTTGGACTCGTAGGGTCAGAttggattttcttgaaaaaatttgaaggaaaaaaaaagatgagaTATTTTTTGGCCAAGATTTGGATTTTTGTTGAAGGTGAAAAGAGTAAATTAGAAAGACAAATTAAAGAATTGGACCTGAAGAATCTGTAGCTATTGGTTTGGTGGGATTATTATTTGTTGCTAGGTGACTGGCGACAGAGAAAAAAGAGTGACTAAAAGGAATATTAGAAAAGATAAAATCTTTAGGTTAGATTTTTTATGAAGTGATAAAATGACTAAAAGGTTGGTGCATATAATAGGGAAGAGACGGATTCAAAGTCCATGCGTATCAAGATTATAAATTttggaaataaatataaaatcttATAAGCATTTTAACTATTTATACAATTCACATTAAAGATAATCAAATTCCTTAAAGATTGAAATGAGTAGATGTCAGTAGATAGTATAAGCACACTTCATGATgttaatataaaaaatcagCTAGAGGCAAGGGCAGAGCTTGGGGCAAACTTTGCCGGAAAATCACAtaataaaagtttatttttatattttattttatgtatatatattaaatgatgaatcttgataaaaaaaaaaactcgcATTCATCATTGATGAGAGGTTTTTTGCtcttttaaagtttaaattcatGTGTATTATTAAggttatagattttggaaaaaatgtagaaatttgtatatatttgaactGTACCTATATAATTCATACAAGTtaaagatgataaatataactaGGCAAAACAATTGAATTGTTAAACTTCTCGTAAGATTGAAACAAGCAAATGTCGATCGATAGCATAAAAGCACTTTTGATATCAATATCAAAAACTagcaaaaaaaattcacttttctttattcattttgaaACATAGTAAAAATTCGATTTAAGCGAAAGTATAAGTATATAATCGAAACtcatcaatataaatatattcgATTActatcttaatttatttttttataagtgAAACTATTGTGAACGATCTAAAATTTGGAGTCTTATTTATTCGAGTGGAGGCAATTTCACATATGATCAAGTTGGCATTTGACCTGACTCCCACTAATgtactatatatacatacatattataagttgaatagACTAAACATTATTACAATTTCTTGTAACAAGACAActtattatatatgatattatcgATTAAATGCAAGTATAAGCCAGAAGTAGGTGAGATTGACACTTTATTTGTTTAATAATAAAAGTAATTAATTGTCAAGCTAGATACACGCCGTTATgacactttattttttatttttgtgtatgataaatttaattttggCTATTGAGCGgataattttcataaaaaaaaattgagcagTTGTACTTctaattaattgtatttttattaccTATGTGCTATGATTGATAAAAAGATCTAGACTTCAATGTTTGCTAGTATCTTCTTGAATAAAGTTTCATCATTAAAGAAAAAGGACAATTGAAATATTTGAGAATTATTATTGATCTGTATTTTATCAACAATTTGAAAATGTAAACATTATTTGTTAAATAGTTTTTTTGTAATACTAATAAGTAACTGCATTTGGTGTATACCCCAAATCGATATATTTTACCATGATGAAAAAATacatactaattaattaataattaggtAATAAAAGAGTATGCAGAAGATATGTATATGTCATgctattattaatttaatataaatattaaatatgaaAACTGTTGTCAATGATTTAATGGAACTTGGTCAGGTTAATATTATAATCAAGAAAATTGATGGGCCAAATTTGACTATTGCAAGGGAAATTAAAGGTGACACCTGCTCTTATATTATCACGTAATAAATCTGCAGTGCACGATGGCATAATAACGCagtaattaataaataatatttgaccaaattaattaattaaataattccAATTGATGCACCGTGCACGTACTCTCATCTCTTCTTGAATAGTAAAGGgagatttttttcattttaaaaaataataagtaataGAAGTTGGTGTATGACttggattttaaaaaaatataaactttaaattttaatttaacgaTTTTGTGAACtttcacttttaaaaaaaatgattaaacaaaaatatgttttcacttttttatttttttggtgacTCGAACTCACAATCTTAAGACTAGAAGTGAGGTGTGCTTACCATTCGAACAACTCATATCTATCATATTTTCCGGTTAATTCAGCTGACATATAacttttaattatgtttttttaaaaaaaaaataattaaaatttcatGCATGAATAGAAAGTAGTTATTTGAATACATCATCTTTTATGTTGAATTTTATTCGTGATTTCGTTTAATTTTTACATTGATAATGACTGGAAGTAGCTACTCCAGGCCCACCACGTTAGTATACAATGAATATAACAAGTTAGGAAGGATCCTCTCTAtttcaaatgaaaataaataaaacaagaaagaagaaaataaaaccaggaaaaaaaaaggtgaaaatcTAAAGATTGTGTTATAGCGGTTAAAAtgaaaattaagaagaaaaaaatttagaagatattaaaaaagatattcaGTAATTTCTACTCAACTTCCTAATCTTTATTAAAACAAGTCGATATTTATATTGATAAAATGTATTAGATACAAATTCAATCCAGCATtattaagaaaagaaagacgagtcttttatattatttttgatttttcatcagatatttaatatttacttgttttaaaatttaagtAATTCAAATTTACATCATATAAAGTCCATTAAAAAGAAAACACTTtccatcaatatttttttactctcaaaatttaaatattataccttaattaaaaattaaaacttataTCCATCTCATCATAACTCTCGAGAGTTGACCTAAAAAAAAAACACGCTTCATTTTCTTATCTATTTCACCCCCACTAATACTTGTTTTTTATTCTTATCCACAGAATTATTTTGGTAGGCAAACAGCATCTTATTGTGGGCACCCAAAATTCCACTCTAAAATCAAATCACACATGATTGTTTgctttttttttgtattattattgtatgcacACTTTTACTTTTCGTTTCATCTTACGTAATAATTGAAACAGAAACTATTTTACTATTATATACGcgcacacacacaaaaaaagaagagagataCGAGTTGCACGTGTTCATTATATTCCACCTTgagacaaaataataatatttttttccgtcttaaatgatttgaaaaaaCATTAATTAAAAAGAATGATTTGAGTTCCCAAGTTTTAATTTGAGCTTATTAGGTTTAAGCTATAATCAATGTGCATGTTTCACAAGAATCAGAGAATATGGTTGttagaataattaatatttgtGGATATTAAGACATAAGAACTAAAAGGTTTATTAGGTCGTAGTTACTTTAAACAGAAGATTCGTAGCAATAATGTTACTTAGTTGATTATTGAGTAATAGTGAGTGTATAACTTCTGACTAAAGCAGTggacttttttttctttaaaaatatgttCTCTTCACTGTAAGTAGATCTACTCTATTCAATTTTGTCAATAACAGTTAAAAGTATCAACATGATGTAAGACAAAAATAACATGCTTTTAATATACAAAAGGATGATAACAGCGTCAATCTAGTGTAAACGCACAAATGAATATACAAGAGGACGATAACAGCGTCAATCTAGTGTAAACGCACAAATGAGATTCATGAAGGATGAAGTTGTTTGACCTTTGATTCAAGGAAAAACAAGAATTCTTAATGGCTGTTTCTTAACTCTAACAGGGTGAATATGTAGATCAAGGTAGAAAAACTGAAGAGGCGATAAAGAATAGACATATATAGAACgattaattttgatttctttgttATCGCGAAATTGGACATCAAGATGTATCACTTATGACTAATTTATCTTTGACAAAATGAAGCAAAATAgatgagaaagaaagaaagtcaGCAGTACCAAAATGATTAGAAGAAGCTAACAGGCACTAAAAGTTTGCAATGGTGGTAACTCAGGAACTACAGCATTACAGCCAATGCCGCAACGAAGTTCTGCCAAAGAAACTGTACAATATGCATATACTATGTTACACTACGTTCATGTAGACGGCCTCAACTAGATTGGAACTAAGCTGTAGTTGTTGTACTCTCCTGCTTCTACCATAAAAGGTACTCCACCTAAATGcacatccaaaaaaaaaaaaaaagacatacTCGGATTTACCAGTCTTCAAGTTTCTCTTTTATATCTGATATCTGCCTAAAGTATCTGTTTTTGTTAGTTTTCACTGTAAAATTCCCTCAGTCTATCCTAAACCTTCCACAATGGTAGAGGAGGAAACTCATCTTCGTTCTTCAGCAGCAACGAATGCTCTGCAGCCCTGAAAACCACATTGGAACTTCAGATAGCATCCTGTAACAAAGACCATACGACTACTCCTCAgtccaaaaatagaaaaagtagGGAACTTTTCCTACCTTCCTTGTTTACTACATGCAGGTTTTGAAAGCTGCACTTTTTGTGGGACACTTGGAATCAGGACCATATCACGAGAAGTGTGTGGAAGCACATCCTCAGAAAGATTACCCAGAGATCCAAATTCAATTCTACATGATGAATCCAAGAAAGCATTGGTATGAGAATCTTTGAGGAGGTCATCAGATTGGCTAGGAGCGGCTAACTTCTCACCACCTTCAACAGAAGATCTTACAGATGAAATCTCCTCTGAATGATTTGGATCAGAAAATGCAATGCACTCGTTACTATGGGTGCCACTATGCCAATGCAACTGACCATGACTTCCTGGTGCCTTACTCTTAGTCCGTCCTTTACAACGTCTCTCCTGGTAATATTTCTGAAAGGACAAAGGAGGGTGATAAAAAACCGCCTCAAGCTTTACAAAAAGGGAGACACTTATCTAAACAAACTGAGATACTCAAAAGATGGAAAATAAACTGGCCAGAATGTAAGAGAAAACTACCGTATTCACAAAGTAGATGCCAGTTCCTTGTGCCATTTCTTTCTTGTCAGAACCTATCGTAGCAACAGATGTTAGAGCATTGCCAGAAGGTTGAGCAGCTGGTTCCACAACCATACCATTCCCATTTGTTTGccaaaatgagttttgtctaaGTGGTATTGATTGTCGGACAGTATCCCAAAAGTTTTTGTTTTGAGACAGAGGAGATGATGATGGACTATTAAGTACCGGTGCTGACAGTAAAAACCCATAGCAACACTGCCCATAGAGCAAACTCCGTATATGGCTGTCATAGTCCCCACTTAAGTCCACCAAAGGATTCATAGCTTCAATATCTCCAGCTGTGCTTGCCAAGTCCCTTTCCCCTATATCAAGAGTTACACTTTCTAAAACACTGGTCCTTGGACTCGAGATTGCTGAACCACCAGACCAGAAGTCCTCACTATAATCAGTACCTGCTTGGTAAATGCTGCTGCTCTCCTGAGGGCACTCTGGGGTTTCCACCCACAAACAAGAATTAGATAGGTCACCTTGGCACAAATTCTCAGGCCCACTGTTCCCATTTTCAACACATGATTTATTGAAATGGAACGGAGGAGCATGGTAATGCTTCCAAGAAAGAGAACTCATGGAATTTCCATTAGAACAACAGTCATATGTGCCATTTGCAACACTGAGATTTAGAGGTACATAAGCTGAAGGACCATTTGCATATCTGTATTGACAGAATCCTGAAACTGCTGCATCATCTGAAAAGGAGCCATTTTCTGACACCATCTCTGAAGAAGCTCCATTCATCAAATTACTCGACAACTCATTTGGTATTGATGTATATACTTTTTTCAGGCTATCAGTCTCAAAATCACCATCTGATGATTTCAGAAGCATTCTAGCATTGGCATAAAATTCAGCAGGGGATAATGAAGAACATGTGTCTTCATCACCAAAAATTAGGCTGGAATATTGTAAATCAGCCACATGATCGAGTCTATGCCTCTCAATAGTGTTTGCAAAGAACTTCTTGATCTCATCGGCAACTTTGTCAAATGGTGACAAAAGAATGTCGCCAAGCTTGCGGGTCCCATACTTAAAAGCTCTTTGTATTCGATAGAGATTACCTGAAGGgaattaaaacataatttacaCGTCAGACAGAGCAACACAGACCCCACCTACATACCAACTCAAAGCACCACAATCATGCTCTTTCCTGGAAATAACATGACAAGCACGTTCTCAGTTTCCGAAATTTCTCTTCTACAGGCATACTAACTTTCAAATGACACATATACTCCTGGGCAGGCAATTGTGAAACATATTGCTCATTATCAAACAAGAGGTGGTAACAAGGCAAGGCTTTAGTACTTTTGGTAGCTACAGGAAAAACAGAatgcaaagatgaaaaggaaAACTTGGGGAAAAGTAGACAAAACAAAATTGTAATAATCTCATTTGTGGCCAAAACAGTAGAATCAGTTCATAAGGATCTCCCATTCTTCATAGTTTCTGACTCCCCGGAGTACCAGAAAAGgataaaatgaaaaacaaaGAAACAAAAGGAGGACGGGTTTCCTATATAACAATCTTGTAAGCCACAAAACAGAAATCATTCAAGTTGTACCTTTGCTGACACTACGCCCAAGGTTATTATTTTCCTTCAAGGGATCGATAATGTTTAGATACTTTTGTTGAAATGGTCGTGTGTCCGTCTCAAGACCCCTGGATGGAACTGAGAACATTTCCGCACTGTTCCTTAAAAACTCCTCACTAAGCAACAACTCATCGCTTATATAATCTGGCATCTCAACTGCAGACACATAAAGGGCGACTATGAGAAAACAAttgaataaagaaaaataaaatcttcaCTCAACTGAACCATATACCacccaaaagccaaaatgtggAGAAACATCAATATCTTTGTAAGCTTATGCATaagtgtaaaaaaaaaaaatcctataAAGGGTTGTAGACATCTAAAGGTGATCACAAACTACatcaatgaattatgaaaggAAGAGCATTGCTTACCAAATAACTCAGGAAGGGATGATTTGCATACTGGACCATTCAAACTGATACAATAGTTGTCCCAATCAAATTTGCTGTAGAAATCCAAAAATCTATACAGAACCTAAAAGCAAGCAAAAACGGGAATATCAAATACACTTATGCTTGCATACCAAGCTCAATGCACAAAGTAAAAAAGCA
This Solanum dulcamara chromosome 8, daSolDulc1.2, whole genome shotgun sequence DNA region includes the following protein-coding sequences:
- the LOC129899290 gene encoding uncharacterized protein LOC129899290, which codes for MGSCGFGSRVEMETRWGELLGPDPSAVTEDCWVVAEEAVQEVVNCVHPTLDTEEKRKDVVDYVQRLIRCSLGCEVFSYGSVPLKTYLPDGDIDLTVFGSPIIEETLARDVLAVLQEEELKDNTEYDVKDPQFIDAEVKLVKCIVRNTVIDISFNQLGGLCTLCFLEQVDRLVGKNHLFKRSIILIKAWCYYESRVLGAHHGLISTYALETLVLFIFQLFHSSLNGPLAVLYRFLDFYSKFDWDNYCISLNGPVCKSSLPELFVEMPDYISDELLLSEEFLRNSAEMFSVPSRGLETDTRPFQQKYLNIIDPLKENNNLGRSVSKGNLYRIQRAFKYGTRKLGDILLSPFDKVADEIKKFFANTIERHRLDHVADLQYSSLIFGDEDTCSSLSPAEFYANARMLLKSSDGDFETDSLKKVYTSIPNELSSNLMNGASSEMVSENGSFSDDAAVSGFCQYRYANGPSAYVPLNLSVANGTYDCCSNGNSMSSLSWKHYHAPPFHFNKSCVENGNSGPENLCQGDLSNSCLWVETPECPQESSSIYQAGTDYSEDFWSGGSAISSPRTSVLESVTLDIGERDLASTAGDIEAMNPLVDLSGDYDSHIRSLLYGQCCYGFLLSAPVLNSPSSSPLSQNKNFWDTVRQSIPLRQNSFWQTNGNGMVVEPAAQPSGNALTSVATIGSDKKEMAQGTGIYFVNTKYYQERRCKGRTKSKAPGSHGQLHWHSGTHSNECIAFSDPNHSEEISSVRSSVEGGEKLAAPSQSDDLLKDSHTNAFLDSSCRIEFGSLGNLSEDVLPHTSRDMVLIPSVPQKVQLSKPACSKQGRAAEHSLLLKNEDEFPPLPLWKV